A stretch of the Chloroflexota bacterium genome encodes the following:
- a CDS encoding sugar ABC transporter substrate-binding protein codes for MTVTTRRKLLALLGATSLAVPLAACGTATVPAAPAQGEGEAEAKPAAEAAPEPETAELKGITHAQVVADDNDRVNEAYRAEFGDRINVTTDITPNQTEMQNNLKIAAAAGSIPYDLMWINAHGIMSFAALGMLTELDPYVARDGIDMGDLFAPYALNIYTLFGNFWGMPKNQATVGMFYNVDHFEQAGIDVPQGNWNWEDWLSLAEQLTVRQGDKVERWGTQVGPWGQTQGYNWIVINGGEILSEDKTAFRFGEAPGLDAIKWVHDLVYKYRVAPTNEEASALGGAFQMFTTGALALMPSGSFLFGRPQMAEFRWHAQVLPVSVQSASVIHAGAMAVLNPIEHPDEAWEFIKHSTTSEAGEQSTAVWNLPATWRGAANWAKLSDYPEPAKIFVDSMEIGYPYPYSFFTNEWVAAVRNEINKGWLNEVGIDEAVATAVKAGDLVLEKEQEELARLGVSK; via the coding sequence ATGACTGTTACTACACGACGCAAGCTACTGGCCCTGCTCGGCGCGACGAGCTTGGCGGTTCCTTTGGCTGCCTGCGGCACTGCCACCGTGCCGGCAGCGCCGGCGCAAGGCGAGGGAGAAGCCGAGGCCAAGCCGGCCGCCGAGGCCGCGCCCGAGCCGGAGACCGCTGAACTCAAGGGCATTACCCACGCGCAAGTGGTCGCCGACGACAATGACCGGGTCAACGAGGCGTATCGCGCCGAGTTCGGTGATCGCATCAACGTGACTACCGACATCACCCCCAATCAGACCGAGATGCAGAACAATCTGAAAATTGCGGCGGCCGCGGGCTCGATACCCTATGATCTGATGTGGATCAATGCCCACGGCATCATGTCCTTTGCCGCGCTGGGCATGCTCACGGAGCTGGACCCGTACGTAGCCCGCGACGGCATCGACATGGGCGACCTGTTCGCTCCCTACGCGCTCAACATCTACACACTGTTCGGCAATTTTTGGGGCATGCCGAAGAACCAAGCGACCGTGGGCATGTTCTACAATGTCGACCACTTCGAACAGGCCGGCATAGACGTGCCTCAGGGCAACTGGAATTGGGAGGACTGGCTCAGCCTCGCCGAACAGCTCACCGTTCGCCAGGGCGACAAGGTCGAGCGGTGGGGCACCCAGGTAGGGCCGTGGGGACAGACCCAGGGCTATAACTGGATCGTCATCAACGGCGGCGAAATCCTCAGCGAGGACAAGACCGCCTTTCGTTTCGGCGAGGCCCCCGGCCTCGATGCCATCAAGTGGGTGCACGATCTTGTCTACAAGTATCGGGTGGCGCCCACAAACGAGGAAGCATCGGCATTGGGCGGCGCCTTCCAGATGTTTACGACGGGTGCGCTGGCGCTCATGCCGAGCGGTTCCTTCCTCTTCGGCCGCCCGCAAATGGCGGAATTCCGTTGGCACGCCCAAGTGCTGCCGGTGAGCGTACAATCGGCCAGTGTGATTCATGCCGGCGCCATGGCGGTGCTGAACCCGATCGAGCATCCCGATGAGGCCTGGGAGTTCATCAAGCACTCCACGACGTCCGAAGCGGGCGAGCAGTCGACGGCAGTGTGGAATTTGCCCGCCACATGGCGCGGCGCGGCCAACTGGGCAAAACTTAGCGACTATCCCGAGCCCGCGAAGATATTCGTAGACTCCATGGAAATCGGCTATCCGTATCCGTATTCGTTCTTCACGAATGAGTGGGTAGCGGCCGTCAGGAACGAGATCAACAAAGGCTGGCTAAACGAGGTCGGCATCGATGAAGCAGTGGCGACCGCGGTGAAGGCCGGCGATCTCGTGCTGGAGAAAGAGCAAGAAGAGCTGGCCCGGCTGGGAGTCTCAAAGTAG
- a CDS encoding CehA/McbA family metallohydrolase yields the protein MNDRRYLLFEPNEFAYSEQKVAFRGQHYQRSVADLTLQTRGWRTDRPYGLWLGVSPHPAEERYVEVELDGASGRVRLDPQVRPETVWTRVATVTVRPNFLQMRVSTPEATLRGFDGVILSDDLELEVPPAVRTESDLHALFSDPSGFSELTPNRVVSCSRHEFRMTYTVGKEGIAVGGGIMAFVEGSLWRETHTPQTADPTAPGYVTVAHEGSGRVDVTEIVEPVTGLHDREYGIRVTVSEGPLRPGDTITLVFGDRSGGGPGAQANVVAWTYTHNYKRAWWHRMPVLTVWVDARATETFLPLEREHAHSFTVVTDEPAKLVVTAKADAQIGVPHDLNVAVVDRYQALAQPAYAGRVRFACDRDDVDLPGPIHLAEGDCGHCRVTWVPKGEGTYVIMAETDDGLVGTSNPVVSASEMPAHQVYFGDIHSHSLYSGDAVGEIEAQYEHGRHVANLDFMCASEHAEYETDNQWTANQILVQRYHTPGEFVPISGFEWAYMDADGEGHGLGHRNVYSENDYHQILRGSDVATANLERMWHHLEGREDVLAFGHHPLMALRWHQHNPKYERLLEMYSGWGNSEIRGNPRQPWRTQGGLSLQEVLATGSRVGVIAGSDNHDARPGYAGIGEQFSKSVADAIWKPSGLAVVWATGLTRKEIFEAWRARRTYATSGQRILLSFKVNGHWMGSDLALGSTDPRRLVVNVTGTAPLGTVTVIKNNEDVHTWQNPSHGVDLAWEDTAAARTGDYYYVRVTQEDEEMAWSSPVWLDVM from the coding sequence ATGAACGACCGCCGTTATCTGCTGTTCGAGCCAAATGAATTTGCCTACAGTGAGCAGAAGGTCGCCTTCCGGGGACAACACTACCAGCGCTCGGTTGCCGATCTCACGCTTCAGACCCGCGGCTGGCGGACGGATCGACCCTACGGCCTGTGGCTGGGCGTATCGCCCCATCCGGCGGAGGAACGCTACGTGGAAGTGGAGCTAGACGGCGCCAGCGGGCGCGTGCGCCTGGATCCCCAGGTGCGGCCCGAAACCGTCTGGACGCGGGTGGCCACGGTCACCGTGCGGCCGAACTTCCTGCAAATGCGCGTCTCCACGCCGGAAGCGACGCTGCGGGGATTTGACGGCGTCATTCTCAGCGACGATCTCGAATTGGAAGTGCCGCCGGCTGTGCGCACCGAGTCCGATTTACATGCCCTGTTCAGCGATCCCAGTGGATTCAGCGAATTGACGCCGAACCGGGTGGTCTCTTGCTCCCGCCACGAGTTTCGCATGACCTACACCGTAGGCAAAGAGGGCATTGCCGTGGGCGGCGGCATCATGGCGTTTGTAGAAGGATCGCTGTGGCGTGAAACCCATACCCCACAGACCGCAGACCCAACCGCACCGGGTTACGTAACGGTTGCCCATGAGGGCAGTGGCCGCGTTGACGTAACCGAGATCGTCGAACCGGTAACCGGCCTGCACGATCGCGAGTATGGCATTCGCGTCACCGTGTCCGAGGGGCCGCTGCGGCCGGGCGATACGATTACGCTCGTCTTTGGCGACCGCAGCGGGGGCGGTCCCGGCGCGCAGGCCAACGTCGTCGCCTGGACATATACCCACAACTACAAGCGCGCGTGGTGGCACCGCATGCCCGTGCTCACGGTCTGGGTGGACGCCCGCGCCACTGAGACGTTCTTGCCCCTTGAACGCGAACATGCCCACTCCTTTACGGTGGTTACCGATGAGCCTGCAAAGCTCGTTGTCACGGCCAAGGCCGATGCCCAAATCGGTGTCCCCCATGATCTGAACGTAGCAGTGGTGGACCGGTATCAGGCGCTCGCCCAGCCGGCGTACGCCGGGCGCGTGCGCTTTGCGTGCGACCGGGATGATGTAGACCTGCCTGGTCCAATTCACTTGGCTGAAGGCGACTGCGGCCACTGCCGCGTGACGTGGGTGCCGAAGGGCGAGGGCACGTATGTCATCATGGCCGAGACTGATGATGGTTTGGTCGGTACGTCGAACCCGGTTGTAAGCGCTTCTGAAATGCCGGCACACCAGGTGTACTTTGGCGACATACATTCGCATTCTCTCTACTCCGGTGACGCGGTGGGCGAAATCGAGGCCCAGTACGAGCACGGCCGCCACGTGGCGAATCTCGACTTCATGTGCGCCTCCGAGCACGCCGAGTACGAGACCGACAACCAGTGGACTGCCAATCAGATCCTGGTGCAGCGGTACCACACGCCGGGAGAGTTCGTGCCGATCAGTGGCTTTGAGTGGGCGTATATGGATGCGGATGGCGAGGGACACGGCCTGGGTCACCGGAACGTGTACAGCGAAAACGACTACCATCAGATTCTCCGCGGCAGTGATGTCGCCACGGCAAATCTTGAACGTATGTGGCACCACCTGGAAGGCCGCGAGGACGTGCTGGCGTTTGGACACCATCCTTTGATGGCGCTTCGCTGGCACCAGCACAATCCCAAATACGAGCGGCTGCTGGAGATGTACTCCGGTTGGGGCAACTCGGAGATTCGCGGCAACCCGCGCCAGCCGTGGCGAACACAGGGTGGCCTCTCATTGCAGGAAGTGCTGGCAACCGGCTCGCGCGTGGGCGTGATCGCCGGCAGCGACAACCACGACGCCCGTCCCGGCTACGCGGGCATCGGCGAACAGTTCAGCAAGTCCGTGGCCGACGCCATTTGGAAGCCATCGGGTCTGGCGGTGGTGTGGGCCACGGGCCTCACGCGCAAAGAGATCTTCGAGGCGTGGCGGGCGCGGCGCACCTATGCTACCTCCGGCCAGCGCATTTTGCTCTCATTCAAGGTAAACGGCCATTGGATGGGGTCTGATCTTGCGCTTGGGTCCACCGATCCCCGTCGGCTGGTCGTGAACGTCACTGGCACCGCGCCGCTTGGCACTGTGACGGTGATCAAGAACAATGAGGACGTGCATACGTGGCAGAATCCGTCGCATGGCGTTGACTTGGCGTGGGAAGATACCGCCGCAGCGCGCACGGGCGACTACTACTATGTGCGCGTGACGCAAGAGGATGAAGAAATGGCGTGGTCCAGCCCGGTGTGGTTAGATGTGATGTAG
- a CDS encoding carbohydrate-binding family 9-like protein: MTTPSLPPLPSYTCHRATSPITVDGALDEPAWQQAEPMRLVETVSGDAPRYPTVVRALWDDTYLYVGFEAEDPYIWGTLKNRDEPLWDEEVVEVFLDDDSDEWSFLEFEVSPNNVLVDLAVFRRGGKSHELLCWDCPDLQTAVQVDGKVNSFDGTDTAWSTEIAIPFDQCMTAPHIPPRHGDRWRANFYRIDRAHDADEYTAWSPTGEIQFHMPNRFGYVVFSEE, encoded by the coding sequence ATGACAACTCCAAGTCTTCCCCCACTCCCTTCCTACACCTGCCACCGGGCTACCTCGCCCATCACTGTCGACGGCGCGCTCGACGAACCGGCCTGGCAGCAAGCGGAGCCGATGCGCTTAGTGGAAACCGTCAGCGGGGATGCCCCGCGCTATCCCACGGTCGTGCGCGCGCTCTGGGACGATACGTACCTCTACGTCGGCTTTGAGGCAGAGGACCCCTACATTTGGGGCACGCTCAAGAATCGCGATGAGCCTTTGTGGGATGAAGAGGTGGTGGAGGTCTTCCTGGATGACGACAGCGATGAATGGTCGTTCCTCGAATTCGAGGTCAGCCCGAACAATGTGCTCGTGGACCTCGCCGTCTTCCGGCGCGGCGGCAAGAGTCATGAACTTTTGTGCTGGGACTGCCCCGACCTGCAGACGGCGGTGCAGGTGGACGGCAAGGTGAACTCCTTCGACGGCACGGATACCGCCTGGTCGACCGAGATTGCGATCCCCTTCGACCAGTGCATGACCGCGCCCCACATTCCGCCCCGCCACGGCGACCGCTGGCGCGCCAACTTCTACCGCATCGACCGCGCCCACGACGCCGATGAATACACCGCCTGGTCCCCCACCGGCGAAATCCAGTTCCATATGCCAAACCGGTTCGGATACGTGGTGTTTAGCGAGGAGTAG
- a CDS encoding DegT/DnrJ/EryC1/StrS family aminotransferase has translation MLGKQNEPAILGGPQVVGESAVQPWPQVAEADKAAVMGVLERGVLWGAAAPEAMALQEEWAAYVGARHCLVTNSGTAALHMAVAAAGVQPGDEVITTPMSWSSTATSILHHNAIPVFADIDPATYTLDPKHVEAKITPRTRAILPVHLYGLPADMDGIMAVAAKHGLKVIEDCCQAQAATYNGQSVGTLGHIGAFSFNGNKNLPGGEGGALVTDDEEAWDMAARVQQFGERRRSDGEREYNVYGMGWMYRGTEMTNAFIRSQLTRIDETTAHIQANASYLNEHLANIPGLRLPHVPPNRTHVYFRYVAEFAPEEAGLDVEAGTASEKVREALRAEGVGLGRAEFLLPRMTLFQEQEGYGRGCPWTCCYDGSIEYRPEDYPHASNAVDRVIPLMGLTPPNDETLMAGYVRAFEKVFGQLERVVA, from the coding sequence ATGCTAGGCAAGCAGAATGAGCCTGCAATCCTTGGCGGCCCGCAGGTAGTAGGCGAGAGTGCCGTGCAGCCGTGGCCGCAGGTGGCGGAGGCGGACAAAGCCGCGGTGATGGGTGTGCTGGAGCGGGGTGTGCTGTGGGGTGCGGCGGCGCCGGAAGCCATGGCGTTGCAGGAGGAGTGGGCGGCGTACGTAGGCGCGCGGCACTGCCTGGTGACGAACAGCGGCACGGCGGCATTGCACATGGCCGTGGCCGCGGCGGGTGTGCAGCCGGGCGACGAGGTCATCACCACGCCCATGTCGTGGTCGTCTACGGCGACCAGCATCTTGCACCACAACGCGATCCCGGTCTTTGCCGACATCGATCCGGCAACTTACACGCTGGACCCCAAGCATGTCGAGGCCAAGATCACGCCGCGCACCCGCGCCATTCTGCCGGTGCACCTCTACGGCCTGCCGGCCGACATGGACGGCATCATGGCGGTGGCGGCGAAGCATGGGTTGAAGGTGATCGAGGACTGTTGCCAGGCGCAGGCGGCGACGTACAACGGGCAATCGGTCGGTACGCTCGGTCACATCGGCGCGTTCAGCTTCAACGGCAATAAGAACCTGCCCGGCGGGGAAGGCGGCGCGCTGGTCACCGACGACGAGGAAGCGTGGGACATGGCGGCGCGGGTGCAGCAGTTCGGCGAGCGGCGGCGCTCGGACGGCGAACGCGAGTACAACGTCTACGGCATGGGTTGGATGTATCGCGGCACCGAAATGACCAACGCCTTCATCCGCTCGCAACTGACGCGCATTGACGAGACAACGGCGCACATCCAGGCGAACGCCAGCTATCTAAACGAGCATCTGGCAAACATCCCTGGACTCCGATTGCCGCACGTGCCCCCTAATCGCACCCACGTTTACTTCCGCTATGTGGCGGAGTTCGCGCCGGAGGAGGCGGGACTGGATGTCGAAGCGGGAACTGCGAGCGAGAAAGTGCGGGAGGCGCTGCGCGCGGAAGGCGTCGGCCTTGGGCGTGCGGAGTTCTTGTTGCCGCGCATGACGCTCTTTCAGGAGCAGGAAGGCTACGGCCGCGGCTGCCCCTGGACGTGCTGCTACGACGGCTCGATAGAATATCGCCCGGAAGACTATCCGCATGCATCCAACGCGGTGGATAGAGTGATTCCGCTTATGGGCCTGACCCCGCCTAACGATGAAACACTCATGGCGGGGTACGTACGAGCGTTCGAGAAGGTGTTTGGTCAGCTAGAGCGGGTCGTTGCGTGA